The following proteins are co-located in the Equus caballus isolate H_3958 breed thoroughbred chromosome 15, TB-T2T, whole genome shotgun sequence genome:
- the GNLY gene encoding antimicrobial peptide NK-lysin precursor — MTSRALLLLASALLGTPGLTFSGLNPESYDLATAHLSDGEQFCQGLTQEDLQGDLLTERERQGIACWSCRKILQKLEDLVGEQPNEATINEAASRVCRNLGLLRGACKKIMRTCLRLISRDILAGKKPQEVCVDIKLCKHKAGLI, encoded by the exons ATGACCTCCCGGGCCCTCTTGCTCCTTGCCTCGGCGCTCCTGGGCACCCCAG GTCTGACCTTTTCTGGTTTGAACCCTGAGAGCTACGACCTGGCGACAGCCCACCTGTCTGATGGAGAGCAGTTCTGCCAGGGCCTGACTCAGGAGGACCTCCAG GGTGACCTGCTGACGGAAAGAGAGCGGCAGGGCATCGCCTGTTGGTCTTGTCGGAAGATACTCCAGAAGCTGGAGGATTTGGTGGGAGAGCAGCCCAATGAG GCCACCATCAACGAGGCTGCATCCCGGGTGTGCAGGAATTTGGGGCTCCTGAGAGGCGCCTGCAAGAAGATCATGAGGACGTGTCTTCGTCTCATCTCCAGGGACATCCTGGCTGGCAAAAAGCCCCAGGAAGTCTGCGTGGACATCAAGCTATGCAAACATAAAGCAG GTCTCATCTGA